GCGAGAACGACAGGCTGTTGTTGCTGGACGTCTTGTCACCTTCCCAGTAGGTGTAAGCGCCGCTCCAGTAACCGGTCAGGCGACCGACGTCACTTTGCAGCCAGCTCTTGTCCCAATCGAAGTTCATCCCCAGTCGATAGGTCATGGTCGAATCGCTGGTCTGGCCGACTGCGAACTCCACACCTGCCGCCTGAGCGGTAAAACTGGTCCCCACCAATGCAGCCGCAATCGCGGCCAAGCAGAACAGTCGCTTCATTAGAAACTTCCTTTTCCGAACCCATCACGTTAGATTTTTTTCTTTGTTGAGCAGAACCAGCCTATAGAAATCGGCGTTTAATCAGAAGTTCATTCTAATTAACGCTCTCCCCAATATTTGTTTATCGGCCAAAACGATCCACAACACCAAGCCCTTTCCACAGTATCGGCAGAATATGACCGAAATGAACCGGATCGGAACTTGTCCAGAACTGCGCTTCCCGGGCCGAGCCCTCAGCGAGCAAGTCGCGCGCTGACAACAGCCGTTGAAGTTGCCGCGCCACGGCGGCCCCGGTGTCGATCAGGCTGATGTCCTCGGGGATCATCTGCCGCAGCAACGGTTTCAGGAACGGGTAATGGGTGCAGCCCAGAATGATCGTGTCGCAACCGGCGGCCAGCAACGGCGCAACGTAGCTGGACAGCAACTGGCGCAGGGCGGGGCTGTGCAGGTCGCCGTTTTCGATCAGTTCCACCAGACCCGGGCAGGGCTGGGTGATCACCTGCACATCGGTGGCGAAACGATCGAGCAAGGCGGCGAATTTGGCACTCTGCAAGGTGCCGGTGGTGGCGAGTACGCCGACCACACCGCTGCGGGTGGCGGCGGCTGCCGGCTTGACC
This DNA window, taken from Pseudomonas sp. MYb118, encodes the following:
- the murI gene encoding glutamate racemase, which gives rise to MREAPIGVFDSGVGGLSVLAEIQRLLPNETLLYVADCGNVPYGEKTPEFIRQRCSVMAGFFQEQGAKALVLACNTATVAGVADLRRDYPDWPIVGMEPAVKPAAAATRSGVVGVLATTGTLQSAKFAALLDRFATDVQVITQPCPGLVELIENGDLHSPALRQLLSSYVAPLLAAGCDTIILGCTHYPFLKPLLRQMIPEDISLIDTGAAVARQLQRLLSARDLLAEGSAREAQFWTSSDPVHFGHILPILWKGLGVVDRFGR